The DNA window CCGTCGAGGCGATCTACCCGGAAGAGGATGTGCCGGACGACCAGAAGCAGTGGATCCAGGTGAACGCGGAACGCGCCGCCGGGCTACCCATCATCACCGACAAGCAGGACGCGCTGCCCACCGCCGAAACACGCAAGAAGGAACTCGGGTTCTAGGAACCCAGGGTTCCAACCGGAATGAAGAGGGGCCCCGGTCGAACGACCGGGGCCTCTTTTTTGTCCTTGTTGATCTCGGGCGCGCGCTGTCGCTTCGACGCGATTTCCGCAGCGCGGTTTCAAATGTTTCGCGCGAGGACCATGAGCGGAGAAGCGATAGCACGCGCCGCGGCCGGTTCAGCTCTGCTTCGGCTTGTCGCGCAGGAGGTCGCTGCGCTTCAGGTGCAGCGCATCGAAGCTCGCGCCCGAGATCACGTAGTACCACTTCGCGAAGCGATCGTTGAGCTCGTCGGCGCGACTCTGCCCCGCGTCGATGCGCGCCTGCCAGCGGTC is part of the Candidatus Krumholzibacteriia bacterium genome and encodes:
- a CDS encoding ferredoxin family protein, with product MTYVVTGNCQKCRFTDCVVVCPVDCFHGDDEMLYIDPDSCIDCDACAPECPVEAIYPEEDVPDDQKQWIQVNAERAAGLPIITDKQDALPTAETRKKELGF